From a region of the Candidatus Limnocylindrales bacterium genome:
- a CDS encoding tetratricopeptide repeat protein has product MTRITLPITWLAVAAAAALVLLAARPAVAVDSARCERLYTKGLAELHADRVPQAIALMEEAVEADPSDLHARYYRAVSYGRAARFEEAVADLRLVVAGNAAIENADLELGYALFKLGRHEEAAAPLQRARLHPVTAERAAVLYGMNELRRGRHAEARQGLSAAEASPTARYYRGLAAYRAGDKAAAEADFAYVVQNAPDSEIGRQARVFLEQIGETDAVVFRLHGGAAMEYDSNVALAPDDDFIASLYGVSDEDDFRTVITAGAAYSPYVTSRTHLSFAYDFLQSLHFDLDEFDVQTHKAQGQLALFRGPATIGLTGQYEFSLLDFESLAHGITAFPWIRFEEEGLGRTELYYRMRYRDFVHDDFDPLRDNVNHAPGIRQILDLGAPGRVLMFGYRFDFEDATAGIGRRFEYLGHQVEAGVEWPLTDAMTASAMYAFKVKDYDDASRGRDDEEHHVITRVEHRLNRFLWLAGSYVFRGNYSDKANFEYYRHIVSLGLEARY; this is encoded by the coding sequence ATGACACGGATCACGTTGCCGATCACGTGGCTCGCCGTCGCCGCGGCTGCCGCGCTCGTGCTGCTCGCTGCCCGGCCTGCAGTCGCCGTCGACAGCGCGCGCTGCGAGCGGCTCTACACCAAGGGCCTTGCCGAGCTGCACGCCGACCGCGTGCCGCAGGCGATCGCGCTCATGGAGGAGGCGGTCGAGGCGGATCCTTCCGACCTGCACGCGCGTTACTACCGCGCCGTGTCCTATGGACGCGCGGCACGCTTCGAGGAAGCGGTCGCCGACCTGAGGCTGGTGGTGGCGGGCAACGCCGCGATCGAGAATGCGGATCTCGAGCTCGGCTATGCCCTGTTCAAGCTCGGACGGCACGAGGAGGCGGCGGCGCCGCTCCAGCGTGCACGCCTCCACCCGGTCACCGCCGAGCGCGCGGCGGTGCTGTACGGCATGAACGAGCTGCGGCGCGGCCGCCACGCCGAGGCGCGCCAGGGACTGTCGGCCGCCGAGGCCTCGCCGACGGCGCGCTACTACCGCGGCCTGGCGGCTTATCGCGCCGGCGACAAGGCGGCGGCCGAAGCCGACTTCGCCTACGTGGTCCAGAACGCGCCGGATTCGGAGATCGGGCGCCAGGCGCGCGTGTTCCTGGAGCAGATCGGCGAGACCGATGCCGTCGTCTTCCGCCTGCACGGCGGAGCGGCGATGGAATACGACAGCAACGTGGCCCTGGCCCCCGACGACGACTTCATCGCCTCGCTGTACGGCGTCAGCGACGAGGACGACTTCCGTACCGTCATCACCGCCGGGGCGGCCTATTCGCCGTACGTCACCTCGCGCACGCATCTGTCGTTCGCGTACGACTTCCTGCAGAGCCTGCACTTCGACCTGGACGAGTTCGACGTGCAGACGCACAAGGCGCAGGGCCAGCTGGCGCTGTTTCGCGGGCCGGCCACCATCGGTCTCACCGGGCAGTACGAGTTCTCGCTCCTGGATTTCGAAAGCCTCGCGCACGGTATCACGGCCTTCCCCTGGATACGCTTCGAGGAGGAAGGCCTGGGCCGCACCGAGCTCTACTACCGAATGCGCTACCGCGACTTCGTGCACGACGACTTCGATCCGCTGCGCGACAACGTCAACCACGCCCCCGGCATCCGTCAGATCCTCGACCTGGGCGCGCCGGGGCGCGTGCTGATGTTCGGCTACCGTTTCGACTTCGAAGACGCCACGGCCGGCATCGGCCGCCGCTTCGAGTACCTGGGGCATCAGGTCGAAGCCGGCGTGGAATGGCCGCTGACCGACGCGATGACCGCGTCGGCGATGTACGCGTTCAAGGTCAAGGATTACGACGATGCCAGCCGCGGCCGCGACGACGAGGAGCACCACGTCATCACGCGCGTGGAGCATCGCCTCAACCGCTTCCTGTGGCTGGCCGGCTCCTACGTCTTCCGCGGCAACTACTCGGACAAGGCCAACTTCGAGTACTACCGGCACATCGTGTCGCTCGGCCTGGAGGCGCGATACTGA
- a CDS encoding FecR family protein, giving the protein MLNAVVAAAVFVACSYAVPALAQDAGQVVSMEGTVEIGRDNAFTAATVGSRVRVGDTIRTGNPGRARILFQDDSVLNVGDDTVLAIDESVFNPDEGTISSVIRLFQGKVRALVSDYYGESAASYRIATPTSVSGVRGTEFIVAHDVGTETSQVLGLGGRVAVHSVMDLVRRGVIIRPREITFIARGQFPTPPRQIEVSDDIYRALVSGVEFPGSGVPEGNADKDPIVGGKEVPVQDQPGNVPVGVESPDKGQKPISDIPPEEPGKTGGDMVGEPVPVITGPTDLDIEF; this is encoded by the coding sequence ATGCTCAACGCAGTCGTGGCAGCCGCCGTCTTTGTCGCATGCAGCTACGCCGTGCCGGCTCTGGCGCAGGATGCGGGCCAGGTCGTCAGCATGGAAGGCACTGTGGAGATCGGGCGCGACAACGCTTTTACGGCAGCGACGGTGGGCAGCCGCGTTCGCGTCGGCGACACGATTCGCACGGGGAACCCCGGCCGCGCTCGCATCCTGTTCCAGGACGACTCGGTGCTGAACGTCGGCGACGACACCGTGCTGGCGATCGACGAATCCGTGTTCAACCCGGACGAAGGAACGATCAGCTCGGTCATCCGGCTGTTCCAGGGCAAGGTGCGCGCCCTCGTCAGCGACTACTACGGCGAGTCGGCCGCCTCCTATCGCATCGCCACGCCGACGTCGGTGTCCGGAGTTCGCGGCACCGAGTTCATCGTCGCGCACGACGTGGGCACCGAGACCTCGCAGGTGCTGGGCCTCGGCGGCCGTGTGGCCGTGCACAGCGTGATGGACCTGGTGCGGCGCGGTGTGATCATCCGGCCGCGCGAGATCACCTTCATCGCCAGAGGACAGTTCCCGACACCGCCGCGACAGATCGAGGTCAGCGACGACATCTACCGTGCGCTGGTCTCGGGCGTGGAGTTCCCAGGCTCGGGCGTGCCCGAAGGCAATGCGGACAAGGATCCGATCGTGGGCGGCAAGGAGGTTCCGGTGCAGGATCAGCCGGGCAATGTGCCGGTGGGCGTCGAGTCGCCCGACAAGGGCCAGAAGCCGATCTCGGACATCCCACCCGAGGAGCCCGGCAAGACCGGCGGCGACATGGTCGGCGAGCCCGTTCCAGTGATCACCGGCCCCACCGATCTGGACATCGAATTCTGA
- a CDS encoding nickel-binding protein produces MRYFIDIHEVTGATRDAIAEAHQKDMECQDRYGVNYVKYWFNESGGKIFCLCTAPDAEAANAVHAHAHGLLAERIIEVDPDLVDGFLGQGAVAATGAATLPKSDTYDPGLRTILFTDIVGSTAITERLGDHAALQIVELHDRIVRDALGEHGGREVKHLGDGIMAAFTAAPAAVRSAAAIHAALGAEHAPEPVRVRIGLACGEPVERKGDFFGATVQLAARLCAQAQPGQTLVSTDVCTHCSDFEFSDLGTVLLKGFEQPVRAYAVI; encoded by the coding sequence ATGCGCTACTTCATCGACATCCACGAGGTCACCGGCGCCACCCGTGACGCCATTGCCGAGGCGCATCAGAAGGACATGGAGTGCCAGGACAGGTACGGCGTCAACTACGTCAAGTACTGGTTCAACGAGTCGGGTGGCAAGATCTTCTGCCTGTGCACGGCGCCCGACGCCGAGGCCGCCAACGCGGTGCACGCGCACGCGCACGGCCTGCTCGCCGAGCGCATCATCGAGGTGGATCCGGACCTCGTGGACGGGTTCCTTGGGCAGGGTGCCGTCGCCGCGACGGGAGCGGCCACGCTGCCGAAGAGCGACACGTACGATCCGGGGCTACGAACGATCCTGTTCACGGACATCGTCGGCTCGACCGCCATCACCGAGCGGCTCGGCGACCACGCGGCGCTGCAGATCGTCGAGCTTCACGATCGCATCGTCCGCGATGCTCTCGGCGAGCACGGCGGGCGTGAGGTCAAGCACCTCGGCGACGGCATCATGGCCGCTTTCACGGCCGCACCCGCCGCCGTGCGGTCCGCGGCGGCGATCCACGCCGCGCTCGGCGCCGAGCATGCACCGGAGCCCGTTCGCGTCCGTATCGGCCTTGCGTGCGGCGAGCCGGTCGAGCGCAAAGGCGATTTCTTCGGGGCCACGGTGCAGCTCGCGGCCAGGCTGTGCGCGCAGGCGCAGCCCGGGCAGACGCTGGTATCGACGGATGTCTGCACGCACTGCTCGGACTTCGAGTTCTCCGATCTCGGCACCGTTCTGCTCAAGGGGTTCGAGCAGCCGGTGCGGGCTTATGCAGTGATTTGA
- a CDS encoding adenylate/guanylate cyclase domain-containing protein: MRIALLLGSVLGIVRFAGCDPLLLLDTRATDFRLMQRGRQEPSPEVVIVAVDDASIASVGRWPWSRTTMATLLDRIDGAGPSVIGFDVVQSEATAPPDLESLRGHVDDESVEKVRRALATVGSEDAQLAAAVARSGKVVAGYFFEMDHAVPRASEPALGAYKSVQVQGSGERQIPKALGVVANLDIINKSARATGFFNTFPDPGDGYFRRVPMVIRYGDQLMLPLPVAMLSVLWPDRVTSVRIAPFGVEEIRIGKQDIPVAEDGQLLLNYRGPKLTFPHIPAAEVLAGRVDPARFKDKLVLVGVTATAVADIRATPLDGVFPGVEIQATALDNILRASFLRQPRWTVLLDVGAIFGMAVMLGLMLRWARGVSGALAALSMLAAYLVGSQWMFVTTGIPLGIVHPILAVVVVYATIAVYQYVVQEGQRRRAREAFSRYLNPEIARALSENPEMIRLGGERRELTVLFSDIRGFTSISERLEPEDLVELLNVYLGEMTEVIFEQSGTLDKYVGDAIMAVWGAPLPQPTHAALACEAALSMCRRLVERTQDWQAERGWPRIEAGIGLHTGDMVVGNMGSTQHLSYTVIGDNVNLASRLESLTKTYGVQVLVSADTLAAAGKDFLARELDIVAVKGRSAAVTIYELLGHVAERERWQELLDVFAEGVAAYRQRNFREAMATFGRVLDSHPDDRPSSMYVERCRAFLATPPPADWQGVTVMESK; encoded by the coding sequence ATGCGTATTGCCCTTCTGCTGGGGTCGGTGCTGGGCATCGTTCGTTTTGCCGGCTGCGACCCGCTTCTGCTGCTCGACACTCGCGCCACCGACTTCCGCCTCATGCAGCGCGGGCGCCAGGAGCCGTCGCCGGAGGTGGTCATCGTCGCCGTCGACGACGCCAGCATTGCGAGCGTCGGGCGCTGGCCGTGGTCACGCACCACGATGGCCACGCTCCTGGACCGCATCGACGGCGCCGGCCCGAGCGTCATCGGCTTCGACGTGGTGCAGTCGGAAGCGACCGCGCCGCCGGACTTGGAATCGCTCAGGGGACATGTGGACGACGAATCGGTCGAGAAGGTGCGCAGGGCACTGGCCACCGTCGGCAGCGAGGACGCGCAGCTGGCTGCCGCGGTGGCGCGGTCGGGCAAGGTGGTTGCCGGCTACTTTTTCGAAATGGACCACGCAGTGCCGCGCGCTTCGGAGCCGGCGCTCGGCGCCTACAAGAGCGTGCAGGTGCAGGGCAGCGGCGAGCGTCAGATTCCGAAGGCGCTCGGCGTGGTCGCCAATCTCGACATCATCAACAAGTCCGCGCGCGCCACCGGCTTCTTCAACACGTTTCCCGATCCTGGCGACGGATATTTTCGGCGCGTGCCGATGGTCATCCGCTATGGCGACCAGCTCATGCTGCCGCTGCCGGTGGCGATGCTGTCGGTGCTGTGGCCCGATCGCGTCACATCGGTGCGCATTGCGCCGTTCGGCGTCGAGGAGATCCGCATCGGCAAGCAGGACATCCCGGTGGCGGAGGACGGCCAGCTGCTGCTCAACTATCGCGGGCCCAAGCTGACGTTTCCGCACATCCCGGCGGCCGAGGTCCTGGCGGGCCGCGTCGATCCTGCCAGGTTCAAAGACAAGCTGGTGCTCGTCGGCGTCACGGCAACCGCCGTGGCCGATATCCGCGCCACGCCACTGGACGGCGTTTTTCCAGGGGTGGAAATCCAGGCCACGGCGCTCGACAACATCCTGCGCGCCAGTTTCCTGCGTCAGCCGCGCTGGACGGTCCTGCTCGACGTCGGCGCCATCTTCGGCATGGCGGTGATGCTCGGCCTCATGCTGCGCTGGGCGCGCGGCGTCAGCGGCGCGCTGGCGGCGCTGTCGATGCTGGCCGCCTACCTGGTCGGCAGCCAGTGGATGTTCGTCACGACCGGCATCCCTCTGGGCATCGTTCACCCGATCCTGGCCGTGGTCGTCGTGTACGCGACCATCGCCGTCTACCAGTACGTGGTGCAGGAGGGGCAGCGGCGCCGCGCGCGCGAGGCGTTCAGCCGGTATCTCAACCCCGAGATCGCGCGCGCGCTGAGCGAGAACCCCGAGATGATCCGGCTCGGCGGCGAGCGTCGCGAGCTGACGGTGCTGTTCTCCGACATCCGCGGCTTCACCAGCATTTCGGAGCGGCTCGAGCCCGAAGACCTCGTCGAGCTGCTCAACGTCTATCTCGGGGAGATGACCGAGGTGATCTTCGAGCAGTCCGGAACGCTCGACAAGTACGTCGGCGACGCGATCATGGCGGTGTGGGGCGCGCCGCTGCCGCAGCCGACGCATGCGGCGCTGGCCTGTGAGGCCGCACTGTCGATGTGCCGGCGTCTGGTGGAGCGCACGCAGGATTGGCAGGCCGAGCGCGGATGGCCGCGCATCGAGGCCGGCATCGGCCTTCACACCGGCGACATGGTGGTCGGCAACATGGGCTCGACCCAGCACCTCAGCTACACCGTCATCGGCGACAACGTCAATCTCGCCTCGCGCCTGGAATCGCTGACGAAGACCTACGGCGTGCAGGTGCTGGTGAGCGCCGATACCCTGGCGGCGGCAGGGAAGGATTTCCTCGCGCGCGAGCTCGATATCGTCGCGGTCAAGGGGCGCTCGGCGGCGGTGACGATCTACGAGCTGCTCGGGCACGTCGCCGAGCGCGAGCGCTGGCAGGAGCTGCTCGACGTATTCGCCGAGGGCGTCGCCGCCTACCGCCAGCGCAACTTTCGCGAGGCGATGGCGACCTTCGGCCGCGTGCTCGACAGCCATCCCGACGACAGGCCCAGCAGCATGTACGTCGAGCGCTGCCGCGCGTTCCTGGCTACGCCGCCGCCGGCGGACTGGCAGGGCGTGACGGTGATGGAGAGCAAGTGA
- a CDS encoding integrin alpha produces MLVCASAAPALAQYETIHDFSKISSETSIFLMLAQNDRFGASMAGVSDFGFDGFDDIAVGAPGDSSVEAGAGAIWLVGLQDDATINLAFRLQLDATNLQVGGGLGSSIDVFDGLSGAGPGGPDDIALVTGVPGFDGSLTDQGAITIILVNRFTFATTETVITFGVPGFMTNPSMNENFGASVAVIGDQDGNGFADLAVGAPGIDTGGVDAGGVYILLLGSGGTVVGFERIDASNGLAAPLAAGDLNGSSVAGIGDANGDGNRDIAVGAPGDNNLDDDNAADSGSVRLLLLGSDGSVLASRKITPTSSDFVAAGGTLAAGDGFGAALDFGNLAPAERNLIVGASGDSGNRGAIWILTLDGTNVVGAERVGFGTADFAADLDPAESFGASVAALSDLDQDGLREIVVGHPFDDDGMGAGAAWILSFGPCGNGVLEAAQDEQCDDGAREAGDCCSPGCKFDDVTAACTDDFNVCTDDHCDGAGTCLHEGNSNPCEDETTCNGTDTCDPATGTCMHSADLCVGGAECQTFCNVDTKSCANVVGDPCTDDGNPCTADVCDGMGNCSHPPNFAPCTDDGNPCTNDICNDAAVCDHVGNFEPCNDGNPCTLNEQCDGAGVCDPDDSITDGMACEDGDACTTGTTCMFAACGGGMAVDCSGMANDCNTASCDSMVGCLLTPVMDTTPCNDGSPCTLGDQCTGGVCAGTVKDCSGFSTICADGVCNDATGNCEAHPIGEGENCDDSLACTTGDKCVSGVCTGTPADCSSFGDQCNNGVCNAGTGMCEAVAVENGTGCDDGSLCTTGDVCTGGTCAGTPIDCSAQSDACNNGACNPATGGCEAVAVENGTGCDDGSLCTIGDVCTGGVCAGTPLDCSASGDQCNDGVCNPVTGQCEPLPKPNDTGCNDGLLCTVPDVCTDGVCGGAPMDCSVFNDQCNVGVCNPGNGMCIAMATNDGLSCSDGDPCTDGDICGAGVCTGAPVDCSFAGDACNTGVCNPVDGSCGQQSLPDNEPCDDGLFCTALESCQSGQCVGENPCGLFTLCNDSCNEATDECRSCGRPYSAERCVVNAVFILQGAVGLQDCKVCWCDVNFSFDVTATDAIAVLRTCVDLPQQLSCPTGNVLQGPEDERAALQPDAN; encoded by the coding sequence ATGCTGGTGTGCGCGTCGGCCGCGCCGGCGCTCGCGCAGTACGAGACGATCCACGACTTCTCGAAGATCTCGAGCGAGACGAGCATCTTCCTGATGCTCGCGCAGAACGACCGCTTCGGCGCCTCGATGGCCGGCGTTTCCGACTTCGGGTTCGACGGGTTCGACGACATCGCCGTCGGCGCGCCTGGAGATTCCAGCGTCGAGGCCGGCGCGGGAGCGATCTGGCTCGTGGGCCTGCAGGACGATGCCACCATCAACCTCGCGTTCCGGCTCCAGCTCGATGCCACCAATCTGCAAGTGGGCGGCGGGCTCGGCAGCAGCATCGACGTCTTCGACGGGCTTTCCGGGGCCGGGCCCGGCGGCCCCGACGACATCGCGCTGGTGACGGGAGTGCCCGGCTTCGACGGCTCCCTGACCGATCAGGGCGCCATCACCATCATCCTCGTCAACCGCTTCACGTTCGCGACGACCGAAACCGTGATCACGTTCGGCGTTCCCGGCTTCATGACCAACCCGAGCATGAACGAGAACTTCGGCGCCTCGGTCGCCGTCATCGGCGATCAGGACGGAAACGGATTCGCCGATCTTGCCGTGGGCGCTCCGGGCATCGACACCGGCGGCGTCGATGCCGGTGGCGTCTACATCCTGCTTCTCGGCTCGGGCGGCACCGTCGTCGGCTTCGAGCGAATCGATGCGAGCAACGGGCTGGCAGCGCCGCTGGCCGCCGGCGACCTCAACGGCTCCTCGGTGGCAGGCATCGGAGATGCCAACGGCGACGGCAATCGCGACATCGCGGTGGGTGCGCCCGGCGACAACAACCTCGACGACGACAACGCCGCCGACTCGGGCTCGGTGCGGCTTCTCCTTCTGGGCAGCGACGGCTCGGTGCTGGCAAGCCGCAAGATCACGCCGACGTCCTCCGATTTCGTTGCGGCCGGCGGCACGCTCGCAGCGGGAGACGGATTCGGAGCGGCGCTGGATTTCGGCAACCTGGCTCCGGCCGAGCGGAACCTGATCGTCGGCGCTTCCGGCGACAGCGGCAACCGCGGCGCGATCTGGATCCTGACGCTGGACGGCACCAACGTCGTCGGTGCCGAGCGCGTCGGCTTCGGCACCGCCGACTTCGCCGCCGATCTGGACCCGGCCGAATCCTTCGGCGCGTCGGTGGCGGCGCTTTCCGATCTGGATCAGGACGGCCTGCGCGAGATCGTCGTCGGGCACCCTTTCGACGACGACGGAATGGGAGCCGGCGCCGCGTGGATCCTGTCCTTCGGCCCCTGCGGCAACGGCGTCCTCGAGGCGGCCCAGGACGAGCAGTGCGACGATGGCGCGCGCGAAGCGGGCGACTGCTGCTCGCCCGGCTGCAAGTTCGACGACGTGACGGCGGCATGCACGGACGACTTCAACGTCTGCACCGACGACCACTGCGACGGCGCCGGCACCTGCCTGCACGAGGGCAACAGCAACCCCTGCGAGGACGAAACCACCTGCAACGGCACCGACACGTGCGACCCCGCGACCGGAACGTGCATGCATTCGGCGGACCTGTGCGTGGGCGGCGCCGAGTGCCAGACCTTCTGCAACGTCGACACCAAGAGCTGCGCCAACGTCGTCGGAGACCCCTGCACCGACGACGGCAACCCGTGCACCGCAGACGTATGTGACGGCATGGGCAACTGCAGCCATCCGCCCAACTTCGCCCCTTGCACGGATGACGGCAATCCGTGCACCAACGACATCTGCAACGATGCCGCGGTCTGCGACCACGTCGGCAACTTCGAGCCGTGCAACGACGGCAACCCCTGCACGCTCAACGAGCAGTGCGACGGCGCCGGCGTGTGCGATCCCGACGACAGCATCACCGACGGCATGGCCTGCGAGGACGGCGATGCCTGCACGACCGGCACCACGTGCATGTTCGCGGCGTGCGGCGGCGGCATGGCCGTGGACTGCTCGGGCATGGCCAACGACTGCAACACCGCATCGTGCGACTCCATGGTCGGGTGTCTGCTGACGCCGGTGATGGACACGACGCCCTGCAACGACGGCTCACCCTGCACCCTGGGCGACCAGTGCACCGGCGGCGTCTGCGCCGGTACGGTCAAGGACTGCAGCGGCTTCAGCACGATCTGCGCCGACGGCGTGTGCAACGACGCCACCGGCAACTGCGAGGCGCACCCCATCGGCGAGGGCGAGAACTGCGACGACTCGCTGGCCTGCACCACCGGCGACAAGTGCGTCTCGGGCGTCTGCACCGGCACCCCAGCGGACTGCTCCTCGTTCGGCGATCAGTGCAACAACGGCGTCTGCAACGCCGGCACCGGCATGTGCGAAGCGGTGGCGGTCGAGAACGGAACGGGATGCGACGACGGCTCCCTCTGCACCACCGGCGACGTCTGCACCGGCGGCACGTGCGCCGGCACGCCAATCGACTGCTCGGCGCAGTCCGACGCGTGCAACAACGGAGCGTGCAACCCGGCCACCGGCGGGTGCGAAGCGGTGGCGGTCGAGAACGGGACCGGCTGCGACGACGGCTCGCTCTGCACCATCGGCGACGTCTGCACCGGCGGCGTCTGCGCGGGCACGCCGCTCGACTGCTCGGCAAGCGGTGACCAGTGCAACGACGGCGTCTGCAATCCCGTCACCGGCCAGTGCGAGCCGTTGCCGAAGCCGAACGACACCGGCTGCAACGACGGCCTGCTGTGCACCGTCCCCGATGTCTGCACCGATGGCGTCTGCGGCGGCGCTCCCATGGACTGCTCGGTCTTCAACGACCAGTGCAACGTGGGCGTGTGCAACCCGGGCAACGGCATGTGCATCGCGATGGCCACCAACGACGGGCTGTCGTGCTCGGACGGCGATCCATGCACCGACGGAGACATCTGCGGCGCGGGCGTGTGCACCGGAGCGCCCGTCGACTGCTCCTTTGCCGGCGATGCGTGCAACACCGGTGTCTGCAACCCCGTCGACGGCTCCTGCGGCCAGCAGTCGCTTCCCGACAACGAGCCGTGCGACGACGGCCTCTTCTGCACCGCGCTCGAGAGCTGCCAAAGCGGCCAATGCGTGGGCGAGAACCCGTGCGGCCTGTTCACCCTGTGCAACGACAGCTGCAACGAAGCCACCGACGAGTGCCGCAGCTGCGGTCGTCCGTACAGCGCCGAGCGCTGCGTGGTCAATGCCGTCTTCATCCTGCAGGGCGCGGTAGGGCTCCAGGACTGCAAGGTCTGCTGGTGCGACGTGAACTTCAGCTTCGACGTCACGGCCACCGACGCCATCGCCGTGCTGCGCACGTGCGTCGACCTGCCGCAGCAGCTGTCTTGTCCGACCGGCAATGTCTTGCAGGGGCCCGAGGACGAACGAGCTGCGCTGCAGCCGGATGCCAATTAG
- a CDS encoding pyridoxal phosphate-dependent aminotransferase, producing the protein MAVVDLKERREQQGSEPQPVLKSAKLAGVCYDIRGPVLEKARQMEEEGQRIIKLNIGNPAPFGFKAPDEIVSDVIHNLPEASGYCDSKGLFAARKAIMHYSQQKNIAGVQMEDIYVGNGVSEMIVMAMQALLNNGDEVLIPAPDYPLWTAAVSLSGGVPRHYLCDESRDWQPDLADIEAKIGPRTRAIVIINPNNPTGAVYPVDFLREVVRLARQHGLIVYADEIYDKMLYDGVQHTSIASLAEDVLCITFNGLSKNYRACGYRAGWMIVSGPKSHAQDYIEGLNILSSMRLCGNVPSQYAIQTALGGHQSIEELVAPGGRLCRQRDLAHELLTAIPGVTCVKPQAALYLFPRLDPKMYPIKDDQQFILELLLEEKVLLVQGTGFNWPATDHFRVVFLPNSDDLREAIGRIARFLERYRRRHG; encoded by the coding sequence ATGGCAGTGGTCGATCTCAAGGAGCGAAGGGAGCAGCAGGGCAGCGAGCCGCAGCCGGTGCTGAAGTCCGCCAAGCTCGCCGGTGTCTGCTACGACATCCGCGGGCCGGTGCTCGAGAAGGCTCGCCAGATGGAGGAGGAAGGGCAGCGCATCATCAAGCTGAACATCGGCAACCCCGCGCCCTTCGGCTTCAAGGCTCCCGACGAGATCGTCTCCGACGTCATCCACAATCTTCCGGAGGCCTCCGGCTACTGCGATTCCAAGGGCCTGTTCGCCGCGCGCAAGGCGATCATGCACTACAGCCAGCAGAAGAACATCGCCGGAGTGCAGATGGAGGACATCTACGTCGGCAACGGCGTCTCCGAGATGATCGTGATGGCCATGCAGGCCCTGCTCAACAACGGCGACGAGGTGCTGATCCCGGCGCCCGACTATCCGCTGTGGACGGCGGCGGTCAGCCTGTCGGGCGGCGTGCCGCGCCATTACCTGTGCGACGAGAGCCGAGACTGGCAGCCCGACCTGGCCGACATCGAGGCCAAGATCGGTCCACGCACGCGCGCGATCGTCATCATCAATCCGAACAACCCGACGGGCGCCGTCTATCCCGTCGACTTCCTGCGCGAGGTGGTGCGCCTGGCGCGGCAGCACGGCCTGATCGTCTACGCCGACGAGATCTACGACAAGATGCTCTACGACGGCGTGCAGCACACCTCCATCGCCTCGCTGGCCGAGGACGTCCTGTGCATCACGTTCAACGGGCTGTCCAAGAACTATCGCGCCTGCGGCTATCGCGCCGGCTGGATGATCGTCTCGGGACCGAAGTCGCACGCGCAGGACTACATCGAGGGCCTCAACATCCTCTCCTCGATGCGCCTTTGCGGAAACGTGCCGTCGCAGTACGCGATCCAGACTGCGCTCGGCGGGCATCAGAGCATCGAGGAGCTGGTGGCTCCCGGCGGGCGCCTTTGCCGCCAGCGCGACCTGGCGCACGAGCTCCTGACGGCCATCCCCGGCGTCACCTGCGTCAAGCCTCAGGCCGCGCTGTACCTGTTCCCGCGCCTGGATCCGAAGATGTATCCCATCAAGGACGACCAGCAGTTCATTCTGGAGCTGCTGCTCGAGGAGAAGGTCCTGCTGGTGCAGGGAACCGGCTTCAACTGGCCGGCCACCGATCACTTCCGCGTCGTGTTCCTGCCCAACAGCGACGATCTGCGCGAGGCTATCGGACGCATCGCTCGCTTCCTGGAGCGATACCGGCGGCGGCACGGCTGA